A genomic stretch from Pieris brassicae chromosome 9, ilPieBrab1.1, whole genome shotgun sequence includes:
- the LOC123714228 gene encoding filaggrin-2-like: MTRLMMTSIFTLTAFIAVYGYPGSIQLHRVARSPYYGGFGFHPPPPFPFFQTKNWSGITKSADGNTNGVYSGAAASATNNAPATGQAVSLASADCDDDADSVQSTGTSGKLIAGFGDGHRGDIFGKQYNAHKEARYLFQSGDGKFEAGFNAESGQKNTGLAQSEFGKDDHTLGFTQNEEQSRGSGQNIEQYGLPSQQGGGLSQQDSALSQKTLSSSFGQQNGQLKEQQVGLNGGYRQQTLEIGSAQQKELAGVAQQQNQGAFAQSQGQVGFGQHVDQGGFNVQQGQATLNQKEQHLGAFGQSQGQVGFGQHEGHGGVNVQQGQASLSQEEQLKQQNLQGRNIASSQASSYAHGRGFGYGKGFSGYGHDHSYGNDFNSKYQANQDLQQQQSGPELTSGKSGSQSAGSSSIGGALNLASQGLEAAQKAGCSTCGGNGGYAFSNAKSHSGSAISVAIGG; encoded by the exons ATGACAAGACTGATGATGACATCAATATTTACTTTGACTGCATTTATTGCAGTTTACGGATATCCAG gtTCTATACAATTGCATCGGGTTGCAAGATCGCCGTATTACGGCGGTTTTGGGTTCCACCCACCTCCACCATTCCCATTTTTCCAAACAAAAAATTGGAGTGGAATTACAAAAAGCGCTGATGGAAACACCAATGGAGTATACAGTGGGGCTGCTGCTAGTGCCACAAATAATGCACCGGCTACTGGACAAGCCGTATCGCTAGCATCAGCTGACTGTGATGATGATGCTGACTCGGTTCAATCTACTGGTACTTCTGGCAAATTAATAGCTGGTTTCGGTGATGGACACAGAGGTGACATCTTCGGAAAACAATATAATGCTCATAAAGAAGCTCGTTATTTGTTCCAAAGTGGTGACGGAAAGTTTGAAGCTGGCTTCAATGCAGAATCTGGGCAAAAAAATACTGGACTTGCTCAAAGTGAATTCGGTAAGGATGACCATACCCTAGGTTTCACCCAGAACGAAGAACAAAGCCGTGGGTCTGGTCAGAACATAGAACAATATGGTTTACCCTCCCAACAAGGAGGTGGCTTAAGCCAACAAGATAGTGCTTTAAGTCAAAAAACTTTGAGCAGTTCATTTGGACAGCAAAATGGTCAGCTGAAAGAACAACAAGTTGGACTGAATGGTGGGTATCGCCAGCAAACCCTCGAAATCGGTTCTGCTCAACAGAAAGAACTAGCTGGTGTTGCTCAGCAGCAAAATCAAGGCGCATTTGCTCAATCACAAGGCCAAGTTGGATTTGGCCAACACGTAGATCAAGGAGGTTTTAATGTACAGCAAGGTCAAGCTACATTAAACCAAAAAGAGCAACATCTAGGTGCCTTTGGTCAATCACAAGGCCAAGTTGGATTTGGCCAACACGAAGGTCATGGAGGTGTAAATGTACAGCAAGGTCAAGCGTCATTAAGCCAAGAAGAACAACTCAAACAGCAAAATCTACAAGGTAGAAATATTGCTAGCAGTCAAGCTTCGTCTTACGCCCACGGGAGAGGCTTTGGCTATGGGAAAGGGTTCTCTGGATATGGACATGATCACAGTTATGGTAATGATTTTAACTCCAAATATCAAGCTAATCAAGACTTGCAACAGCAACAATCGGGACCTGAATTGACCAGCGGAAAGAGTGGTTCGCAAAGTGCAGGCAGTAGTTCTATTGGAGGAGCCTTAAATCTTGCTTCTCAAGGCTTAGAAGCAGCACAAAAGGCCGGATGCAGTACTTGTGGTGGAAATGGTGGATATGCCTTCAGTAATGCCAAGAGCCACAGTGGGTCAGCTATTTCCGTTGCAATTGGCGGTTAA
- the LOC123714591 gene encoding abscisic acid and environmental stress-inducible protein-like translates to MSQSYLVLCIVLCGWRLVLGAEPQNDAEGRHFSKHKCYSGSCGGGLGFGGYQGGYQGGYQGGNQGYPPINIGISQSQSSASGGYGTDFNPPYNQYNGFPNNGPFSGHYNNGYGPYNNGYGPNNNAYGSYNNGYGPYNNNYGPYNNNYGPYNNGFGPYNRPFGNNQFNGNYYLGNTGNSYGLQKFGDDNENDEETSAKETD, encoded by the exons ATGTCTCAGAGTTACTTGGTCCTTTGTATTGTGCTCTGTGGATGGAGACTGGTTCTTGGCGCAG aacCTCAAAATGACGCAGAAGGCCGacatttttcaaaacataagTGCTATTCGGGTTCCTGCGGCGGAGGTTTAGGCTTTGGTGGTTACCAAGGTGGCTATCAGGGCGGCTATCAAGGCGGTAATCAAGGATACCCACCTATTAACATAGGAATCAGTCAATCACAATCATCTGCGTCTGGTGGATACGGCACAGATTTCAACCCACCATACAATCAGTATAACGGCTTCCCCAACAATGGACCGTTCTCAGGACATTACAACAATGGATATGGACCCTATAACAACGGTTATGGGCCAAACAACAACGCTTATGGTTCTTACAACAACGGTTATGGACCATACAACAACAATTATGGACCATACAACAACAATTATGGGCCCTATAACAACGGATTTGGACCTTATAACAGACCCTTTGGAAATAATCAATTTAATGGTAACTATTACTTAGGTAACACTGGTAATAGTTATGGCCTACAAAAATTTGGGGACGACAACGAAAACGATGAAGAGACATCGGCCAAAGAGActgattaa
- the LOC123714407 gene encoding fibroin heavy chain-like — protein MIAWFALVSVILSLSGASSWVGNPYAHLLRNAEPPSIAYGFGGGFSSNIGGISHSSGYGTSFQTGNGQAYGAGIGSNGNARGVGFAQTAPNFNQYQFPQAYPGFGRSTSAAHSFGNFGSAVSSVQNDGHGSAISAVHSNGRSQSAISTVQNFDRGLPTLARIQPGFISRADNVGGIQTAVSSTQGPNGQATSIAQNFGGYKAAIANNVQLRNGVIQNNGATVINGPGFQSAQAHAVNSGYY, from the exons ATGATTGCTTGGTTTGCTTTGGTCAgcgttattttgagtttaagtGGTGCTTCTTCGTGGGTAG GTAATCCATACGCACATTTACTACGGAATGCAGAGCCTCCAAGCATCGCATACGGCTTCGGCGGAGGCTTTAGTAGCAATATTGGAGGCATAAGTCATTCTTCCGGATATGGAACCTCCTTCCAGACTGGTAACGGCCAAGCTTATGGTGCCGGTATTGGCTCAAACGGCAATGCCCGTGGTGTGGGTTTTGCGCAGACAGCACCAAATTTCAATCAATATCAATTCCCTCAAGCTTACCCAGGCTTTGGTAGGTCCACCTCTGCAGCCCATAGTTTCGGTAACTTCGGTTCTGCTGTATCATCAGTACAAAATGATGGACATGGATCCGCTATCAGCGCAGTACATAGTAATGGAAGATCTCAATCAGCTATATCGACAGTGCAGAACTTTGATCGCGGCCTTCCAACTTTAGCTCGTATCCAACCGGGTTTCATATCAAGGGCTGATAATGTGGGGGGAATTCAGACCGCGGTTTCTTCAACCCAAGGGCCAAATGGACAGGCGACATCGATAGCCCAAAATTTTGGTGGTTACAAAGCAGCAATTGCGAACAATGTTCAATTAAGAAATGGTGTGATACAGAATAATGGTGCCACTGTGATAAATGGACCAGGGTTTCAGTCTGCGCAGGCGCATGCTGTTAATTCGGGATATTATtag
- the LOC123714223 gene encoding uncharacterized protein LOC123714223 — protein sequence MKLVILLSVFLFLSVIAAPQSKLEFGNNDSRQVLEEVVVESVLHVKSPSGRQARTNTRTNLHDGARISETKPNLN from the exons ATGAAACTTGTCATTTTATTGtctgtttttctttttctatctGTAATTGCTGCTCCACAGTCTAAATTGGAATTTGGAAATAATG ataGCCGACAAGTTCTTGAAGAGGTGGTCGTGGAGTCTGTTCTTCACGTGAAGAGTCCTTCAGGGCGACAAGCAAGAACAAACACGAGAACTAACTTGCATGATGGCGCCCGTATTTCTGAAACaaaaccaaatttaaattaa